A window from Myxocyprinus asiaticus isolate MX2 ecotype Aquarium Trade chromosome 37, UBuf_Myxa_2, whole genome shotgun sequence encodes these proteins:
- the LOC127428040 gene encoding B-cell receptor CD22-like, translating to MCLTDSEIEEDVSELDNTSEIDDVVEDPDYVGSSSDESNVPEDGPSESSQPQDFQVYVERDTVTEGQNISLTCNTSRALKLTANSHTFIWYKNKRRLNLQHSSNKLNLIAVSSEDTGRYSCALKDLETFPSEEKLIIVKHGYAPRNTTVSVGSVEGGVVTLTCSSDAKPPPTYSWFKITDTVQRQSLEHNFTVIDGNGGFFYCEATNTIGSQNSTIIQLTGSNLMCGIRELES from the exons ATGTGCCTCACTGACAGTGAAATTGAGGAGGATGTGTCAGAGTTAGACAATACTTCTGAAATCGATGATGTTGTGGAGGACCCAGATTATGTTGGATCCTCCTCTGATGAGAGCAATGTTCCAGAGGATGGCCCTTCTGAATCCTCACAACCACAAG ATTTTCAGGTGTATGTAGAACGTGACACAGTGACTGAAGGTCAGAACATTTCACTCACCTGTAACACCAGCCGCGCTCTAAAACTGACTGCCAACAGTCACACCTTCATCTGGTACAAGAACAAGAGACGTTTGAATCTTCAACACTCCAGTAATAAACTGAATCTGATCGCTGTCAGCAGTGAGGATACAGGCAGATACTCCTGTGCACTCAAAGACCTCGAAACATTCCCTTCTGAAGAGAAACTCATCATTGTCAAACACGGCT ATGCTCCCAGAAACACAACAGTATCAGTGGGATCTGTGGAGGGTGGTGTGGTGACTTTGACCTGCAGTAGTGATGCTAAACCACCACCCACTTACAGCTGGTTTAAGATCACTGATACTGTTCAGAGACAGAGCCTAGAGCACAACTTCACTGTGATTGATGGAAACGGAGGATTCTTCTATTGTGAAGCAACAAACACAATCGGATCTCAGAACAGCACCATCATACAACTGACAG GCTCAAACTTGATGTGTGGAATAAGAGAACTGGAATCATAA